A region from the Arthrobacter gengyunqii genome encodes:
- a CDS encoding nuclear transport factor 2 family protein yields MPGFAIINGIAEISDPAIYQNWLDNEEFKSAVAADSSPERTAVKRLLIEFEADMARMVRDGKVQEQVVEVMTRYAAEDYVQHDPNAPGNGLENLIEHFRHVPATGVVPPPVVGVILDGEVACLMMREVVPDPVVPGGTYEWNILTVFRVHNGKLAEHWSTFRKAVPGQNPLGD; encoded by the coding sequence ATGCCTGGATTCGCCATCATCAATGGGATCGCTGAGATCAGCGATCCCGCGATCTATCAGAACTGGCTCGATAACGAGGAGTTCAAGTCTGCGGTCGCCGCCGATTCTTCGCCTGAGCGCACCGCGGTCAAGCGGCTGCTCATCGAGTTCGAAGCCGACATGGCCCGCATGGTCCGTGACGGCAAGGTGCAGGAGCAGGTTGTCGAGGTGATGACCAGGTACGCCGCCGAAGACTATGTCCAGCACGATCCGAACGCGCCCGGCAACGGGCTCGAAAACCTCATCGAGCACTTCCGCCACGTCCCGGCCACCGGCGTTGTTCCGCCGCCCGTGGTGGGTGTCATTCTCGACGGTGAGGTCGCCTGCCTCATGATGCGCGAGGTCGTGCCGGATCCCGTTGTCCCGGGAGGGACGTACGAGTGGAACATCCTCACTGTGTTCCGCGTGCACAACGGCAAACTCGCCGAGCACTGGAGCACCTTCCGCAAGGCGGTCCCCGGCCAGAACCCGCTGGGCGACTGA
- a CDS encoding TetR/AcrR family transcriptional regulator, translated as MNSPAERPRHSRLSPHREAEILAETLGLLEEVGYEGLAMPAVAKRARCSTATIYRQWHGKPGLVMAALRSHAQLAEPSDLDTGTLRGDLVAVMEQIAQVAESEMTLLAALAHASMRDEALAETMREQLSAPAGSPLDRAIDRAVARREISVDASVRRYCHHVFLSIPLAKHLAEGTFPDREYLVGFVDTILVPVLSHR; from the coding sequence GTGAATAGTCCCGCTGAACGGCCGCGGCACAGCCGGCTCTCGCCGCACCGCGAGGCAGAGATCCTCGCCGAGACCCTGGGCCTCCTCGAGGAGGTCGGTTATGAGGGCCTGGCCATGCCCGCCGTGGCGAAACGCGCCAGATGCAGCACGGCGACGATTTATCGTCAGTGGCACGGCAAGCCGGGGCTGGTCATGGCCGCCCTGCGTTCGCACGCCCAGCTGGCGGAGCCGTCCGATCTCGACACCGGCACGCTGCGCGGCGACCTGGTCGCCGTCATGGAGCAGATCGCCCAGGTGGCCGAGTCGGAGATGACTCTCCTCGCGGCCCTCGCCCACGCATCGATGCGCGACGAGGCGCTCGCGGAAACGATGCGTGAGCAGCTCTCGGCTCCTGCAGGTTCCCCGCTCGACCGGGCCATCGACCGCGCCGTCGCACGGCGGGAAATCTCCGTCGACGCGTCCGTCCGGCGCTATTGCCATCATGTGTTCCTGTCCATCCCGCTCGCCAAACACCTGGCTGAAGGAACGTTTCCGGACCGCGAGTACCTGGTCGGCTTCGTCGACACGATTCTGGTCCCGGTGCTCTCGCACCGCTGA
- a CDS encoding ATP-binding cassette domain-containing protein gives MSDAALELKDISVHYGYARALERVSLTVRPGEVVALLGDNGAGKSTLLKVMSGAHSPSSGQILVHGRPVDFKSPRDASGAGVQMVYQDLALVEAMDIAGNLTLGREQLMRGPLGWFGFLDHKAMRRESERELDELGIRTAPVTRPVEMLSGGQRQVIAIARASARLPEQGILLMDEPTAALGHEQTELVEELITALAARGTSIVVVTHNLPLAFAVSDRTLVLNRGRKVADIATRAVDKESVIGWITGASVQEGVLES, from the coding sequence ATGAGCGACGCCGCACTGGAACTGAAGGACATCTCTGTCCACTACGGATATGCCCGCGCTCTGGAGCGGGTGTCCCTGACCGTCCGTCCAGGCGAGGTGGTTGCGCTGCTGGGCGATAACGGTGCCGGCAAGTCGACGCTGCTAAAGGTCATGTCGGGCGCCCATAGCCCCAGTTCGGGGCAGATCCTCGTGCACGGGCGTCCGGTGGATTTCAAGTCGCCGAGGGATGCTTCCGGCGCCGGTGTCCAGATGGTGTACCAGGATCTCGCCCTGGTGGAGGCGATGGACATCGCCGGGAACCTTACCCTGGGGCGGGAGCAGCTCATGCGCGGGCCTCTCGGGTGGTTCGGTTTTCTCGACCACAAGGCGATGCGGCGTGAATCGGAGCGCGAACTCGACGAGTTGGGCATCCGGACGGCGCCGGTGACCCGCCCCGTGGAGATGCTTTCCGGTGGACAGCGCCAGGTAATCGCGATTGCTCGGGCAAGCGCCCGCTTGCCCGAGCAGGGCATCCTCCTCATGGATGAGCCGACGGCCGCGCTTGGACACGAGCAGACCGAACTCGTCGAGGAACTCATTACGGCCCTCGCTGCGCGCGGCACCTCGATCGTCGTAGTCACGCATAACCTTCCCCTCGCCTTCGCCGTGTCCGATCGCACCCTGGTCCTCAACCGCGGGCGCAAGGTGGCAGATATCGCGACACGCGCAGTCGACAAGGAAAGCGTCATCGGGTGGATCACGGGAGCCTCCGTCCAAGAGGGCGTCCTGGAGTCCTGA
- a CDS encoding acyl-CoA dehydrogenase family protein, with protein MTDTIPQPPNELSQGLPPGPPPERSSPLDAPASRYLTAEGKRLAAGVRALQHRIRELAPESERRGRLSTEIVEAFTELGLYRACAPIEYGGYALGARDIAEIARALGRGDAAASWTFFVGTSLRMVSTFPKPLVDELYSRQQGHVGPLAAGGSTFAAVTGKATRTEGGWNVEGKWTYVSGNHDAAWLFGGAAWVDGNRSGHALFMMDPADIQPLDDWHVAGMMASDSNSIITTAPMFVPDHRFIDMAELPVHMDSAAGRFAGLAYEAKTRASMMTATVLNMATLVGMAEGALEVFQQLAPKRKPFSPPYDTIAEMASSQVAAGKAKALIGVASATVLQYADEIDHLAVRGEDYTGDEEAQGCTDLAFAGQLAKDAIDLLLRILGSSGMSLSSPLQRYSRDAGVILSHGAMRLESLAEISGRRLLGQPPFKMFAGGLQDKSAQK; from the coding sequence ATGACTGACACGATCCCCCAGCCGCCCAACGAACTGAGCCAGGGCCTCCCCCCAGGACCTCCGCCGGAGCGCTCGAGCCCCCTGGATGCGCCGGCCTCAAGATATCTCACCGCTGAGGGGAAGCGGCTCGCAGCCGGGGTACGCGCCCTCCAGCACCGCATTCGGGAGCTCGCCCCTGAGTCTGAACGCCGTGGCCGGCTCAGCACAGAGATTGTCGAGGCCTTCACCGAACTTGGCCTCTACCGCGCCTGCGCCCCCATTGAGTACGGCGGCTACGCTCTGGGCGCTCGTGACATTGCGGAGATCGCGAGGGCGCTTGGACGAGGTGACGCCGCGGCAAGTTGGACCTTTTTTGTCGGCACCAGCCTTCGGATGGTCAGCACCTTCCCCAAACCCTTGGTGGACGAGCTCTACAGCCGCCAGCAGGGCCACGTAGGCCCGCTGGCCGCCGGGGGGTCCACATTCGCTGCCGTGACAGGCAAGGCGACCAGGACGGAAGGAGGGTGGAACGTCGAGGGTAAGTGGACCTATGTATCGGGAAACCATGACGCCGCCTGGCTCTTCGGCGGCGCCGCATGGGTCGACGGAAACCGCAGCGGCCATGCGCTCTTCATGATGGATCCGGCCGATATCCAGCCGCTCGATGACTGGCACGTGGCCGGAATGATGGCGTCCGACTCCAACTCCATCATCACCACCGCGCCGATGTTCGTCCCCGATCATCGCTTCATCGACATGGCAGAGCTCCCGGTGCACATGGACAGCGCGGCTGGACGGTTCGCGGGCCTTGCCTATGAGGCGAAGACGCGGGCATCCATGATGACCGCCACTGTATTGAACATGGCCACCCTGGTCGGAATGGCAGAGGGCGCCCTCGAGGTATTCCAGCAGCTCGCACCCAAGCGAAAGCCGTTCAGCCCGCCGTATGACACGATCGCCGAGATGGCATCGAGCCAGGTGGCAGCCGGCAAGGCAAAGGCGCTCATCGGTGTTGCGAGCGCGACCGTGCTCCAGTATGCGGACGAGATCGACCATCTGGCGGTTCGCGGCGAAGACTACACCGGGGACGAGGAAGCACAGGGCTGTACTGACCTCGCCTTCGCCGGACAGCTTGCAAAGGACGCGATCGACCTCCTGCTGCGTATCCTGGGCTCGTCGGGCATGTCGCTGTCCAGCCCGCTCCAGCGTTACTCGCGCGACGCCGGCGTCATACTCTCCCACGGCGCAATGCGCCTGGAATCGCTTGCGGAGATCAGTGGCCGACGCCTCCTCGGACAGCCCCCGTTCAAGATGTTCGCCGGCGGCCTGCAGGACAAGAGTGCACAGAAGTAA
- a CDS encoding ABC transporter permease, translated as MSQISPNNALPWKIRGLLLIRDQGLLALFIAIVIVFAFWGAPYFLTLPTGISILNAAAIASIFAAGVAVGIMTGVLDLSVPGTAALAGVVTGRLLQEGLPVGLAIMCGLLMGLLVGVVNAVVVLRGFNPLIVTIAMLSVLSGASLLIAGSYNISGLTQLVFMGTRTYFGIPAPVYIAVVLFVILTVFLKFTRGGTRLLAVGGSAEAARRVGIAVNWYRILGFAISGLCAALGGIVTAAYITTAVPSASVGTVFTAMTAVALAGVPFVGGRGSLPRVGLGVIVVATISAGLLLAKVPADWSSVVTGVLLVGGLGLNMWTTNTTSKLLLASGDDGAKRGTR; from the coding sequence GTGAGTCAGATCTCACCGAACAACGCCCTGCCGTGGAAGATCCGCGGGCTGCTCCTGATCCGTGACCAGGGCCTCCTTGCGCTCTTCATCGCGATCGTCATCGTCTTCGCGTTCTGGGGGGCACCGTACTTCCTCACCCTCCCCACCGGTATCTCGATCTTGAACGCGGCAGCAATCGCGAGCATCTTCGCCGCGGGTGTCGCCGTCGGGATCATGACGGGCGTGCTGGACCTCTCGGTGCCTGGCACGGCCGCGCTGGCCGGTGTCGTCACCGGACGCCTCCTTCAGGAGGGGTTGCCGGTGGGGCTGGCGATCATGTGCGGCTTGCTGATGGGGCTCCTGGTGGGTGTCGTCAACGCCGTCGTCGTACTTCGGGGGTTCAACCCCCTCATCGTCACCATCGCCATGCTCAGCGTGCTCAGCGGAGCGTCGCTCCTGATCGCCGGCAGCTACAACATCTCGGGGCTCACCCAGCTGGTGTTCATGGGGACGCGGACGTACTTCGGCATTCCCGCACCGGTTTACATAGCGGTGGTCCTCTTCGTCATCCTCACGGTGTTCCTCAAGTTCACCCGCGGGGGGACGCGGCTGCTGGCCGTCGGCGGCAGCGCCGAGGCGGCCCGACGCGTCGGCATCGCGGTTAACTGGTACCGCATCCTTGGCTTCGCGATCTCGGGTCTGTGCGCAGCCCTCGGGGGAATCGTGACCGCGGCTTACATCACGACCGCTGTCCCTAGCGCCAGCGTGGGCACCGTCTTCACCGCGATGACAGCTGTTGCGCTTGCCGGGGTGCCGTTCGTCGGCGGGCGGGGGAGTCTCCCCCGAGTCGGGCTCGGTGTGATCGTGGTGGCGACGATCTCTGCCGGACTGCTGCTGGCGAAGGTGCCGGCGGACTGGTCTTCGGTGGTGACGGGTGTGCTGCTGGTCGGCGGTCTCGGCCTCAACATGTGGACGACAAACACAACGTCAAAGCTCCTTCTCGCCAGCGGCGACGACGGCGCGAAAAGAGGGACACGATGA
- a CDS encoding acyl-CoA dehydrogenase family protein, which yields MPQLLTAPLPSELLSNAEALVPLLRERAAETEELRRLPDETISDFEKAGLFSAMLPATLGGSQIDLIEFVDIVRTLSRGDASAGWVGAFLMSHNLLLARYGAQAQADFFQGGKYALAAAAATPPGTAVETEGGYLISGRWRFASAVMHAQWVMVSVVTPAGPLSVAVPMEDVTIIDTWQVPGMKGTGSNDVMAQDLFVPEYRTIEFGLFSADSERAAALHPGYPLAAYPVNRILPVIQAAVALGTADAALELFRTNAGKRVRMQTGQRIVDDPLVRSAYAHAWDLLHVAELQMRDALEMTAAIYGPEHSKEASLENRAVINLGLTGAGTKAFAAVDLVVRSSGASIFRTGDPLERICRDVQVIRNHASADFMTMSAVAGGVLLGQGLGDFVEPLF from the coding sequence ATGCCCCAGTTGCTCACCGCCCCCCTTCCCTCTGAACTCCTGTCGAATGCCGAAGCACTTGTGCCCCTGCTGAGGGAACGCGCTGCCGAGACCGAGGAGCTTCGCCGCCTCCCGGACGAAACAATCTCCGACTTCGAGAAGGCTGGCCTGTTCAGCGCGATGCTCCCGGCCACTTTGGGCGGCTCCCAGATCGATCTCATCGAGTTCGTTGACATCGTCCGGACCCTGTCCCGGGGCGACGCCTCGGCCGGGTGGGTCGGCGCGTTCCTCATGTCCCACAATCTCCTGCTCGCCCGTTACGGGGCACAGGCGCAGGCCGACTTCTTCCAGGGCGGTAAGTACGCGCTGGCAGCGGCGGCAGCCACCCCTCCCGGAACAGCGGTGGAAACCGAGGGCGGTTACCTGATCAGCGGTCGGTGGCGCTTCGCCTCCGCCGTGATGCACGCGCAATGGGTGATGGTCAGCGTGGTCACTCCTGCGGGACCGCTCTCGGTGGCAGTACCCATGGAGGACGTGACGATCATCGACACATGGCAGGTCCCCGGCATGAAGGGCACCGGCAGCAACGATGTCATGGCGCAGGACCTCTTCGTTCCCGAGTACAGGACGATCGAGTTCGGCCTGTTCTCCGCCGACTCGGAGCGGGCTGCTGCCCTGCACCCCGGCTACCCGCTCGCGGCGTACCCCGTCAACCGCATCCTGCCCGTCATCCAGGCCGCCGTTGCGCTCGGCACCGCGGACGCGGCCCTGGAGCTGTTCCGCACGAACGCGGGCAAGCGTGTCCGCATGCAGACGGGGCAGCGAATCGTGGATGACCCGCTGGTGCGATCGGCCTACGCCCACGCCTGGGACCTGCTGCACGTCGCAGAGCTGCAGATGAGGGACGCACTCGAAATGACGGCCGCCATCTACGGACCTGAACACTCGAAGGAGGCCAGCCTGGAGAACCGCGCCGTGATCAATCTGGGCCTCACCGGCGCAGGGACCAAGGCCTTCGCTGCCGTGGACCTTGTGGTGCGCTCGTCGGGGGCTTCCATTTTCCGCACGGGGGACCCGCTGGAGCGCATCTGCAGGGATGTGCAGGTCATTCGCAATCACGCATCGGCCGACTTCATGACCATGAGTGCCGTTGCCGGGGGTGTCCTCCTCGGACAGGGGCTCGGCGATTTCGTGGAACCCCTGTTCTGA
- a CDS encoding nuclear transport factor 2 family protein — MSELAEIAHRLERLEAVHEIENLMGRYAFYHSAYRDDLIPPLFADREDLVVEMPFGTFTGPDAARRAWAPPPAKAPARDLAGEYAEHLLTTPVVEVARDGRTARAAWISPGAEAHHLGWVEGNPLRGLWYWGRYSADFIREGDAWKLWHFRLSATFITDYSASFTDTTAQLSPPPLPPAGENGPDAPPRGQVPYSPVWDPRELSLAPEPYDTFPGTPE, encoded by the coding sequence ATGTCCGAACTTGCAGAGATCGCTCACCGTCTGGAACGCCTCGAAGCCGTTCACGAAATCGAAAACCTCATGGGGCGTTATGCGTTCTACCACTCGGCTTATCGGGACGACCTGATTCCGCCGTTGTTCGCGGACCGGGAGGATCTGGTCGTGGAGATGCCGTTCGGTACGTTCACCGGGCCGGACGCCGCCCGCAGGGCGTGGGCACCACCACCCGCGAAGGCTCCTGCCCGCGATCTGGCCGGCGAGTACGCCGAGCACCTACTCACGACGCCGGTGGTGGAAGTCGCCCGCGACGGGCGCACTGCCCGGGCGGCGTGGATCTCACCCGGCGCCGAGGCACATCACCTCGGGTGGGTTGAAGGCAACCCGCTGCGCGGGCTCTGGTACTGGGGGCGTTACTCGGCGGACTTCATTCGTGAAGGCGATGCCTGGAAACTCTGGCATTTCAGGCTCTCGGCCACCTTCATCACGGACTACAGTGCCAGTTTCACCGATACAACGGCGCAGCTGAGCCCTCCGCCGCTGCCGCCTGCCGGCGAGAACGGACCGGATGCCCCGCCCCGCGGGCAGGTGCCGTACTCGCCTGTCTGGGACCCCCGGGAACTCTCGCTCGCCCCGGAGCCGTATGACACGTTCCCCGGCACGCCCGAATAA
- a CDS encoding TetR/AcrR family transcriptional regulator, translated as MPRAKRSGGRSKRDAVLDAAVELLLVNGYDGTSMDAVAARAGVSKTTVYAYYEDKLELFKAVLQHGSMELGERLRGLRQREGSAEGSAEDRLVDALVAASKAGTGAQAIAYFRVLIAEHNRRREIQSVITTLAMPDVSDIISIIAQLLVAYGSEHGFEVDRPEAHASMLLRMTVSGIEFDALISDFAVSGELLEAHVGYIVRVFLRGLRPIAGEQDLVLKPDYDYPWGPALG; from the coding sequence ATGCCACGGGCAAAACGAAGCGGCGGGCGCAGCAAGCGCGACGCGGTGCTCGATGCCGCTGTCGAACTGTTGCTGGTCAACGGGTATGACGGCACGTCCATGGATGCGGTGGCTGCTCGGGCCGGAGTGTCCAAGACGACGGTCTACGCGTATTACGAGGACAAGCTCGAGCTCTTCAAGGCTGTTCTGCAGCACGGCAGCATGGAGCTCGGGGAGCGGTTGCGTGGGCTTCGGCAGCGCGAAGGATCAGCGGAGGGGTCCGCTGAGGATCGGCTGGTCGACGCGCTGGTTGCGGCGAGCAAGGCTGGCACGGGCGCGCAGGCGATCGCCTACTTCCGTGTGCTGATCGCTGAGCACAACCGTCGGCGCGAGATTCAGTCGGTTATCACTACCCTTGCGATGCCTGATGTCTCGGACATCATCAGCATCATCGCCCAGCTGCTCGTTGCCTATGGCTCCGAGCACGGCTTCGAAGTGGATCGGCCGGAGGCACACGCCTCAATGCTCCTGCGGATGACGGTTTCCGGCATCGAGTTCGACGCACTGATCTCGGACTTCGCCGTCTCCGGCGAGCTGCTCGAAGCTCATGTGGGCTACATTGTGCGCGTCTTCCTGCGCGGGCTGCGTCCAATTGCGGGGGAGCAGGACTTGGTGCTGAAACCCGACTACGACTACCCCTGGGGCCCGGCGCTGGGCTGA
- a CDS encoding flavin reductase family protein, with translation MNLFEEVPVDTHAEVVVDPQAFRAAMGAVATPVSIVTTTLDVPHGTTVSAFASLSLDPPMVLVSLQHDSDLLELIAQSGRFGLNVLAFDQAGTASTFAKRGLDRFAGVDWVMDQGLPRIAGIASWAACRVVDQVRAGDHTIVTGLVEAADSFDVAGLVYQHRRFGHFTPVEPAA, from the coding sequence ATGAATCTCTTTGAGGAGGTACCGGTGGATACGCACGCAGAAGTTGTAGTTGATCCGCAGGCGTTCCGCGCAGCTATGGGGGCCGTCGCCACGCCCGTCTCCATCGTGACGACCACTCTTGATGTCCCGCACGGGACAACAGTCAGTGCGTTCGCATCGTTGTCGCTCGATCCGCCCATGGTCCTGGTGTCGCTTCAACACGACTCAGACCTGCTCGAGTTGATCGCGCAATCCGGGCGGTTCGGTCTCAACGTCCTCGCCTTCGACCAGGCGGGGACCGCCTCGACCTTCGCCAAGCGTGGGCTCGATCGGTTCGCCGGCGTGGATTGGGTGATGGATCAGGGATTGCCGCGCATCGCCGGCATCGCCTCATGGGCTGCCTGCCGGGTCGTAGACCAGGTGCGGGCGGGCGATCACACGATCGTGACGGGCCTCGTCGAGGCTGCAGACAGCTTCGACGTTGCCGGCCTCGTCTATCAGCACCGCCGGTTCGGTCATTTCACCCCTGTGGAGCCGGCGGCCTGA